A genome region from Sebastes umbrosus isolate fSebUmb1 chromosome 22, fSebUmb1.pri, whole genome shotgun sequence includes the following:
- the cited1 gene encoding cbp/p300-interacting transactivator 1, with product MTSLLFPGNAHAAMKDLSSSSSPLSSLLHYPSSKTSVVPFSPSAGAASSPGSSLSSAPLSKPQPFCLQTGPHLIASMQLQKLNSHYQNLAGTAAGHPAPGGAQRGFGGSPLGTGNQLLGPSGGLGGGGMGVGISMGNQSAGAGGIIDFEPVDEEVLMSLVVELGLDRANELPELWLGQNEFDFMSDVPAGC from the coding sequence ATGACCTCACTGCTGTTTCCTGGCAACGCCCACGCTGCGATGAAggacctctcctcctcctcctctcctctcagctcccTGCTCCACTACCCGTCTTCCAAAACCTCCGTCGTGCCGTTCTCCCCGTCCGCCGGTGCCGCCTCCTCGCCCGGGTCATCGCTGTCGTCGGCTCCGCTCTCCAAACCTCAGCCCTTCTGCCTCCAGACGGGGCCGCACCTCATCGCCAGCATGCAGCTGCAGAAGCTCAACTCGCACTACCAGAACCTCGCCGGCACTGCTGCCGGACACCCAGCACCCGGTGGCGCTCAAAGGGGCTTTGGTGGATCGCCTCTGGGTACAGGTAACCAGCTTTTGGGGCCGTCCGGAGGCCTCGGTGGAGGTGGGATGGGCGTCGGCATCAGCATGGGGAACCAAAGCGCCGGTGCGGGTGGAATTATCGACTTTGAGCCCGTGGACGAGGAGGTTCTCATGTCTCTGGTGGTGGAGCTGGGTTTGGACCGAGCCAACGAGCTGCCTGAGCTCTGGCTGGGTCAGAACGAGTTTGACTTCATGTCAGACGTGCCGGCCGGATGCTGA